A region from the Tigriopus californicus strain San Diego chromosome 9, Tcal_SD_v2.1, whole genome shotgun sequence genome encodes:
- the LOC131887080 gene encoding ubiquitin carboxyl-terminal hydrolase 32-like isoform X3 — MGGKESKAFPITSDEALKRVSESERRRLQDAFRRLATNNGQLAAVSLSAGGYAGPGSLSRATFVREVLGEGVPPILADRIFALCGGGVGNGSGGSAYGGLGGMSAQNSSAMSASTRGLNFREVLSVLVLITRGTADEKMKFLFGVLASDSNNTHIDRSDLIRFLRECDPAASLDELASLFAEGDKVNYDKFSTWLSERPRACSVSEWLLVPNMHLNLVNKLDTPTFYQTLAGVTHLEEQEIVELEKRFWTMAGNSASGQIDLQTIRPLVSPPLPHILVSSFFSAFDENLDGHIDFKELSCGVSAACRGPEMERQKFCFKIFDTDRDGVLNENEMRIMCECLVHVRNQNASTFAPLKPDIGQMISDILERHDPKGSRTLSVQEFLVWTVNNPYPEEFSRLIFQICHIVLGLRPLSRSDERDIVKGWLEREEKAPLNVGTIWHLINMDWWNHWNAYVSNSQEVRPPVATNASQTPNGDAGVATSKRSGKKSLDSTLAMDSNSGVIGTSYQQLNENGTSSEGTPSLSPYPSRKTSAALTVHTKARPGLIDNTPLVQSNHSRITSLTAEGGKLKTSVKLVRGKDFELIPERLWRALVLWYGGSPSLPRQVIRNKKGEVELELNPLSVKLLKHQVITRPSNVSSVVAGYSAAAATISATTNGTSYGSNLPSTTRRYHAYQAAFSRRTTIKQISEFLSTRLHLKLDDMRLWQYKDDTQMNLLEDENCTLEDAGLKDEGSLLVEVRSRDGTWPEEITSLCNNNSDRRASVLSTNLNVRGVTGLTNLGNTCYMNTALQCVFNTKILAEYFSRNCHLYELNRTNPLGMKGHVAKRFGDLIKDVWTVENKAIAPFKLRGTIAKYQPHFGSAQQQDAQELLSFLLDGLHEDLNRVTDKPYVELKDSDGRADLEVAAEAWENHVIRNRSIVVDLFHGQFKSKVTCKVCGHESVRFDPFTFLTLPLPMESSIHLEVIVIKQDGSVPIKYGLTLNMESRYSSVRPHLSELCGIPPQNLILVDIVQCQFRAIPAEEQKLKGMNKSCIYAYEFHSTMNTTKSARNEQQSFSEIQRNVQSPTKKQHLTNGETTISTNGKPKPNEGSDGMKTTSSQWICGGIAGCFKHSKKTSESESETNANPVGPSASKTLPTDSSSHETTHISPLKSSNASAPSGAVIHSRQGSSSSSSGSSVENGISDSTTLTDIGDCQQGVLVALHRKMMPQEIYFLSMEKYRPMLFGIPLIVPCNETTTLQDLYKSVWTQVSRLVSPLPPRDSSTNHATDCDDSLRYEYPFNLKTVTKDGSWCSRCSWQLYCRGCPLPCSAEPFQFSSSNLAIDWDQTALHLRYLSAQEKSFKEDPSVGESLRAATESITLKKCLEAFTREEELGEDEKYYCSICKTHQLAIKKFQLWRLPPILIVHFKRFHFVNGRWIKSHKIVDFPIKDFDPTPFLAAVPGTTVQRYRALRSGAKPIAHGTIAELSEPNSLETITQPLHEINIQDDDEDGDEEEVFGHENHNPPPMCNGGVEDGQKPDTRPMVSHPMNGEDPIARRKRMESTSLLTHTIKDDQLEDFHQHKLVEGHNPLEINYKLYSMVSHSGVLAGGHYVSYGKHNDGKWYLQNDSACKPINEDQMDKSTAYLLFYEREGLCKEAYLPKVEGKSLPDIRDLDEELETDFKKNCSVM, encoded by the exons TTTCAGAGTCTGAACGCCGTCGTTTGCAGGATGCCTTTCGGCGGCTCGCCACCAATAACGGCCAATTGGCCGCCGTTTCCTTGTCGGCGGGTGGTTACGCCGGCCCGGGTTCGTTGTCCCGCGCCACTTTTGTGCGCGAAGTCTTGGGTGAAGGCGTGCCCCCCATCTTGGCCGACCGTATTTTTGCGTTGTGCGGCGGTGGCGTGGGCAACGGCTCGGGAGGGTCGGCTTACGGGGGTTTGGGGGGCATGTCGGCCCAAAATTCCTCGGCCATGTCCGCCTCCACCCGAGGGCTTAACTTTCGTGAAGTGTTGAGTGTGCTGGTTTTGATCACCCGTGGCACGGCGGACGAGAAGATGAAGT TCCTGTTTGGCGTGTTGGCCTCTGATAGCAATAATACTCACATCGATCGAAGCGACCTGATCCGATTTCTCCGGGAATGTGACCCCGCCGCGTCTTTGGACGAATTAGCTTCCTTATTTGCGGAG GGCGACAAGGTGAATTATGACAAGTTCTCCACTTGGCTTTCGGAGCGTCCACGAGCTTGTAGCGTGAGTGAGTGGCTACTCGTGCCCAATATGCATTTAAACCTGGTCAATAAGTTGGACACGCCCACATTCTATCAAACTCTGGCTGGCGTGACTCACCTGGAAGAGCAAGAGATCGTCGAGCTGGAAAAACGCTTCTGGACCATGGCTGGAAATTCGGCCTCTGGTCAAATCGACCTCCAAACGATCCGACCTCTGGTTTCGCCTCCGTTGCCCCATATTCTCGTGAGCTCGTTCTTCTCGGCCTTTGATGAGAACCTTGATGGGCACATCGACTTCAAAGAGCTCTCGTGCGGCGTGTCTGCGGCTTGTCGTGGTCCCGAAATGGAACGGCAAAAGTTTTGCTTCAAGATCTTCGACACGGATCGTGATGGCGTGCTCAATGAAAACGAAATGCGGATCATGTGCGAGTGCTTGGTACATGTAAGGAATCAGAACGCTAGCACGTTCGCGCCGCTCAAGCCCGACATTGGACAAATGATTAGTGACATTCTCGAGCGACATGATCCCAAGGGATCACGAACGCTCAGTGTGCAAGAGTTCCTCGTTTGGACCGTGAACAATCCGTATCCAGAGGAGTTCTCACGGTTAATCTTTCAAATATGTCATATTGTCTTGGGCTTGAGGCCTTTGTCGAGGTCTGACGAGCGCGATATTGTCAAAGGATGGCTCGAACGCGAGGAAAAAGCCCCCTTGAATGTGGGCACCATTTGGCACCTCATCAACATGGATTGGTGGAACCATTGGAACGCGTATGTGAGCAATAGCCAAGAGGTCCGACCCCCGGTCGCCACCAATGCATCCCAAACACCCAACGGCGATGCGGGCGTGGCGACTAGCAAAAGGTCCGGCAAGAAGAGCTTGGACTCCACATTGGCCATGGATAGCAATTCCGGTGTGATTGGCACCAGTTATCAGCAATTGAACGAAAATGGAACTTCGTCAGAAGGCACACCCTCACTTTCGCCCTATCCCTCGCGAAAAACCTCGGCCGCTCTCACAGTGCACACCAAAGCTCGCCCTGGATTGATCGATAACACCCCGTTAGTGCAAAGCAATCACTCGCGAATCACGAGCCTGACGGCCGAAGGAGGTAAATTGAAAACCAGTGTCAAATTAGTACGTGGCAAAGACTTTGAACTCATTCCCGAACGCCTTTGGAGAGCTTTGGTTCTTTGGTACGGGGGATCTCCTTCTTTGCCTCGTCAAGTGATCCGGAATAAGAAGGGCGAGGTCGAGTTAGAGCTGAACCCGTTGAGTGTCAAGCTTCTCAAACATCAAGTAATCACTCGACCTTCCAATGTGTCTTCAGTGGTGGCCGGGTACAGTGCGGCTGCGGCCACCATTTCAGCTACGACTAATGGAACAAGCTACGGGTCGAACTTGCCCTCAACTACTCGACGGTATCACGCCTACCAAGCCGCTTTCAGCCGCAGAACCACGATCAAACAGATTTCGGAATTCCTGTCCACCCGCCTTCACCTCAAGCTCGACGACATGCGGCTATGGCAATACAAAGACGATACTCAGATGAATTTATTGGAGGACGAGAACTGCACCTTGGAGGACGCCGGACTCAAAGATGAGGGGAGTCTCTTGGTGGAAGTTCGGTCCCGGGACGGAACCTGGCCCGAGGAGATCACATCCCTCTGCAATAACAACTCCGATCGACGGGCTTCGGTGCTGAGCACCAATCTTAATGTGCGGGGCGTGACCGGCCTGACCAACTTGGGCAATACGTGCTATATGAACACGGCTTTGCAGTGCGTGTTCAATACGAAAATACTCGCCGAATACTTCAGTCGAAATTGTCACCTCTACGAGCTCAATCGGACCAATCCGCTCGGCATGAAAGGTCACGTGGCCAAACGCTTCGGTGATCTGATCAAGGACGTTTGGACCGTGGAAAACAAGGCCATTGCGCCATTTAAGCTCCGTGGTACCATCGCCAAATATCAACCTCATTTTGGTAGTGCCCAACAACAGGATGCCCAAGAGTTGCTCTCGTTTCTCTTGGATGGACTTCACGAGGACCTGAATCGGGTAACGGACAAGCCCTATGTAGAATTAAAAGACAGCGATGGGCGGGCCGATCTAGAAGTGGCTGCTGAGGCCTGGGAGAATCACGTTATTCGAAACCGATCGATTGTGGTGGATCTGTTCCATGGACAATTCAAATCCAAGGTCACGTGTAAGGTCTGCGGTCATGAAAGCGTTCGCTTCGATCCCTTCACATTCTTAACGTTACCCCTGCCCATGGAGAGCTCGATCCACTTGGAAGTGATTG tGATAAAGCAAGATGGAAGCGTTCCTATCAAATATGGCTTGACGTTGAACATGGAATCACGATACTCGAGTGTTCGTCCTCATTTGAGCGAACTCTGTGGTATCCCACCTCAGAATCTGATCCTCGTTGACATTGTCCAATGCCAATTCAGG GCCATTCCAGCTGAAGAGCAAAAACTCAAAGGCATGAACAAGTCTTGCATTTACGCCTATGAATTCCACTCGACCATGAATACCACCAAAAGTGCTCGGAATGAGCAGCAGAGCTTCTCCGAGATCCAACGAAACGTGCAATCAC CTACCAAAAAACAACATCTGACCAACGGAGAGACAACGATATCAACCAATGGGAAACCTAAGCCCAATGAG GGTTCGGATGGAATGAAAACGACTTCTTCTCAATGGATTTGTGGAGGGATCGCGGGGTGCTTCAAG CATTCCAAGAAAACAAGTGAATCTGAATCGGAGACGAATGCCAATCCCGTGGGACCATCGGCCTCAAAGACCCTCCCAACAGACAGTTCGAGTCATGAGACAACTCATATATCTCCTCTCAAATCTTCGAATGCTTCTGCTCCTTCTGGAGCCGTCATTCATTCCAGACAAGGAAgctcgtcctcttcctccggCAGCTCGGTTGAAAATGGAATCTCGGATTCCACCACCCTCACCGACATTGGAGATTGCCAGCAAGGGGTTTTGGTGGCCTTGCACCGAAAAATG aTGCCTCAAGAGATCTACTTCTTGTCCATGGAAAAATATCGTCCCATGTTGTTTGGCATTCCCTTAATCGTTCCTTGTAACGAAACCACCACCTTGCAAGATCTCTATAAATCCGTTTGGACGCAAGTCTCGCGTCTGGTATCGCCATTACCCCCTAGGGACTCCTCCACTAACCATGCAACTGATTg TGATGATAGCCTTCGTTACGAGTATCCCTTCAACCTAAAAACCGTCACCAAAGATGGCTCGTGGTGCTCACGGTGCTCTTGGCAGCTCTATTGTCGTGGGTGTCCCCTGCCATGCTCAGCTGAACCATTCCAGTTTTCATCCTCAAATCTGGCCATTGATTGGGATCAGACCGCCTTACATCTTCGTTATTTGTCAGCTCAAGAAAAG TCATTCAAAGAGGATCCCAGTGTGGGCGAATCCTTGAGGGCGGCTACCGAATCCATCACCTTGAAAAAATGCCTCGAAGCCTTCACTCGTGAGGAGGAATTGGGCGAGGATGAAAAGTACTATTGCTCTATTTGCAAGACACATCAACTCGCTAttaagaaatttcaattgtgGCGGCTGCCTCCGATATTG ATTGTCCACTTCAAGCGGTTTCACTTTGTCAATGGCCGGTGGATCAAATCCCATAAAATCGTGGACTTTCCCATCAAAGACTTCGATCCCACGCCCTTTCTGGCCGCTGTCCCAGGAACCACGGTTCAACGCTATCGAGCTCTACGTTCGGGTGCCAAACCAATAGCTCATGGAACAATTGCCGAGCTAAGTGAACCCAATTCATTGGAGACGATCACGCAACCACTCCACGAGATCAACATCCAGGATGATGACGAAGACGGAGACGAGGAGGAAGTGTTTGGACACGAGAATCACAACCCTCCTCCCATGTGCAACGGAGGTGTGGAAGATGGTCAGAAGCCAGATACCAGGCCCATGGTGTCGCATCCGATGAATGGCGAGGACCCGATTGCTCGACGGAAACGAATGGAATCTACGTCGTTGCTCACTCATACCATCAAAGATGACCAATTGGAAGATTTTCATCAACACAAATTGGTTGAAGGGCACAATCCGTTGGAGATCAATTATAAA
- the LOC131887080 gene encoding ubiquitin carboxyl-terminal hydrolase 32-like isoform X4, protein MGGKESKAFPITSDEALKRVSESERRRLQDAFRRLATNNGQLAAVSLSAGGYAGPGSLSRATFVREVLGEGVPPILADRIFALCGGGVGNGSGGSAYGGLGGMSAQNSSAMSASTRGLNFREVLSVLVLITRGTADEKMKFLFGVLASDSNNTHIDRSDLIRFLRECDPAASLDELASLFAEGDKVNYDKFSTWLSERPRACSVSEWLLVPNMHLNLVNKLDTPTFYQTLAGVTHLEEQEIVELEKRFWTMAGNSASGQIDLQTIRPLVSPPLPHILVSSFFSAFDENLDGHIDFKELSCGVSAACRGPEMERQKFCFKIFDTDRDGVLNENEMRIMCECLVHVRNQNASTFAPLKPDIGQMISDILERHDPKGSRTLSVQEFLVWTVNNPYPEEFSRLIFQICHIVLGLRPLSRSDERDIVKGWLEREEKAPLNVGTIWHLINMDWWNHWNAYVSNSQEVRPPVATNASQTPNGDAGVATSKRSGKKSLDSTLAMDSNSGVIGTSYQQLNENGTSSEGTPSLSPYPSRKTSAALTVHTKARPGLIDNTPLVQSNHSRITSLTAEGGKLKTSVKLVRGKDFELIPERLWRALVLWYGGSPSLPRQVIRNKKGEVELELNPLSVKLLKHQVITRPSNVSSVVAGYSAAAATISATTNGTSYGSNLPSTTRRYHAYQAAFSRRTTIKQISEFLSTRLHLKLDDMRLWQYKDDTQMNLLEDENCTLEDAGLKDEGSLLVEVRSRDGTWPEEITSLCNNNSDRRASVLSTNLNVRGVTGLTNLGNTCYMNTALQCVFNTKILAEYFSRNCHLYELNRTNPLGMKGHVAKRFGDLIKDVWTVENKAIAPFKLRGTIAKYQPHFGSAQQQDAQELLSFLLDGLHEDLNRVTDKPYVELKDSDGRADLEVAAEAWENHVIRNRSIVVDLFHGQFKSKVTCKVCGHESVRFDPFTFLTLPLPMESSIHLEVIVIKQDGSVPIKYGLTLNMESRYSSVRPHLSELCGIPPQNLILVDIVQCQFRAIPAEEQKLKGMNKSCIYAYEFHSTMNTTKSARNEQQSFSEIQRNVQSPTKKQHLTNGETTISTNGKPKPNEHSKKTSESESETNANPVGPSASKTLPTDSSSHETTHISPLKSSNASAPSGAVIHSRQGSSSSSSGSSVENGISDSTTLTDIGDCQQGVLVALHRKMMPQEIYFLSMEKYRPMLFGIPLIVPCNETTTLQDLYKSVWTQVSRLVSPLPPRDSSTNHATDCDDSLRYEYPFNLKTVTKDGSWCSRCSWQLYCRGCPLPCSAEPFQFSSSNLAIDWDQTALHLRYLSAQEKSFKEDPSVGESLRAATESITLKKCLEAFTREEELGEDEKYYCSICKTHQLAIKKFQLWRLPPILIVHFKRFHFVNGRWIKSHKIVDFPIKDFDPTPFLAAVPGTTVQRYRALRSGAKPIAHGTIAELSEPNSLETITQPLHEINIQDDDEDGDEEEVFGHENHNPPPMCNGGVEDGQKPDTRPMVSHPMNGEDPIARRKRMESTSLLTHTIKDDQLEDFHQHKLVEGHNPLEINYKLYSMVSHSGVLAGGHYVSYGKHNDGKWYLQNDSACKPINEDQMDKSTAYLLFYEREGLCKEAYLPKVEGKSLPDIRDLDEELETDFKKNCSVM, encoded by the exons TTTCAGAGTCTGAACGCCGTCGTTTGCAGGATGCCTTTCGGCGGCTCGCCACCAATAACGGCCAATTGGCCGCCGTTTCCTTGTCGGCGGGTGGTTACGCCGGCCCGGGTTCGTTGTCCCGCGCCACTTTTGTGCGCGAAGTCTTGGGTGAAGGCGTGCCCCCCATCTTGGCCGACCGTATTTTTGCGTTGTGCGGCGGTGGCGTGGGCAACGGCTCGGGAGGGTCGGCTTACGGGGGTTTGGGGGGCATGTCGGCCCAAAATTCCTCGGCCATGTCCGCCTCCACCCGAGGGCTTAACTTTCGTGAAGTGTTGAGTGTGCTGGTTTTGATCACCCGTGGCACGGCGGACGAGAAGATGAAGT TCCTGTTTGGCGTGTTGGCCTCTGATAGCAATAATACTCACATCGATCGAAGCGACCTGATCCGATTTCTCCGGGAATGTGACCCCGCCGCGTCTTTGGACGAATTAGCTTCCTTATTTGCGGAG GGCGACAAGGTGAATTATGACAAGTTCTCCACTTGGCTTTCGGAGCGTCCACGAGCTTGTAGCGTGAGTGAGTGGCTACTCGTGCCCAATATGCATTTAAACCTGGTCAATAAGTTGGACACGCCCACATTCTATCAAACTCTGGCTGGCGTGACTCACCTGGAAGAGCAAGAGATCGTCGAGCTGGAAAAACGCTTCTGGACCATGGCTGGAAATTCGGCCTCTGGTCAAATCGACCTCCAAACGATCCGACCTCTGGTTTCGCCTCCGTTGCCCCATATTCTCGTGAGCTCGTTCTTCTCGGCCTTTGATGAGAACCTTGATGGGCACATCGACTTCAAAGAGCTCTCGTGCGGCGTGTCTGCGGCTTGTCGTGGTCCCGAAATGGAACGGCAAAAGTTTTGCTTCAAGATCTTCGACACGGATCGTGATGGCGTGCTCAATGAAAACGAAATGCGGATCATGTGCGAGTGCTTGGTACATGTAAGGAATCAGAACGCTAGCACGTTCGCGCCGCTCAAGCCCGACATTGGACAAATGATTAGTGACATTCTCGAGCGACATGATCCCAAGGGATCACGAACGCTCAGTGTGCAAGAGTTCCTCGTTTGGACCGTGAACAATCCGTATCCAGAGGAGTTCTCACGGTTAATCTTTCAAATATGTCATATTGTCTTGGGCTTGAGGCCTTTGTCGAGGTCTGACGAGCGCGATATTGTCAAAGGATGGCTCGAACGCGAGGAAAAAGCCCCCTTGAATGTGGGCACCATTTGGCACCTCATCAACATGGATTGGTGGAACCATTGGAACGCGTATGTGAGCAATAGCCAAGAGGTCCGACCCCCGGTCGCCACCAATGCATCCCAAACACCCAACGGCGATGCGGGCGTGGCGACTAGCAAAAGGTCCGGCAAGAAGAGCTTGGACTCCACATTGGCCATGGATAGCAATTCCGGTGTGATTGGCACCAGTTATCAGCAATTGAACGAAAATGGAACTTCGTCAGAAGGCACACCCTCACTTTCGCCCTATCCCTCGCGAAAAACCTCGGCCGCTCTCACAGTGCACACCAAAGCTCGCCCTGGATTGATCGATAACACCCCGTTAGTGCAAAGCAATCACTCGCGAATCACGAGCCTGACGGCCGAAGGAGGTAAATTGAAAACCAGTGTCAAATTAGTACGTGGCAAAGACTTTGAACTCATTCCCGAACGCCTTTGGAGAGCTTTGGTTCTTTGGTACGGGGGATCTCCTTCTTTGCCTCGTCAAGTGATCCGGAATAAGAAGGGCGAGGTCGAGTTAGAGCTGAACCCGTTGAGTGTCAAGCTTCTCAAACATCAAGTAATCACTCGACCTTCCAATGTGTCTTCAGTGGTGGCCGGGTACAGTGCGGCTGCGGCCACCATTTCAGCTACGACTAATGGAACAAGCTACGGGTCGAACTTGCCCTCAACTACTCGACGGTATCACGCCTACCAAGCCGCTTTCAGCCGCAGAACCACGATCAAACAGATTTCGGAATTCCTGTCCACCCGCCTTCACCTCAAGCTCGACGACATGCGGCTATGGCAATACAAAGACGATACTCAGATGAATTTATTGGAGGACGAGAACTGCACCTTGGAGGACGCCGGACTCAAAGATGAGGGGAGTCTCTTGGTGGAAGTTCGGTCCCGGGACGGAACCTGGCCCGAGGAGATCACATCCCTCTGCAATAACAACTCCGATCGACGGGCTTCGGTGCTGAGCACCAATCTTAATGTGCGGGGCGTGACCGGCCTGACCAACTTGGGCAATACGTGCTATATGAACACGGCTTTGCAGTGCGTGTTCAATACGAAAATACTCGCCGAATACTTCAGTCGAAATTGTCACCTCTACGAGCTCAATCGGACCAATCCGCTCGGCATGAAAGGTCACGTGGCCAAACGCTTCGGTGATCTGATCAAGGACGTTTGGACCGTGGAAAACAAGGCCATTGCGCCATTTAAGCTCCGTGGTACCATCGCCAAATATCAACCTCATTTTGGTAGTGCCCAACAACAGGATGCCCAAGAGTTGCTCTCGTTTCTCTTGGATGGACTTCACGAGGACCTGAATCGGGTAACGGACAAGCCCTATGTAGAATTAAAAGACAGCGATGGGCGGGCCGATCTAGAAGTGGCTGCTGAGGCCTGGGAGAATCACGTTATTCGAAACCGATCGATTGTGGTGGATCTGTTCCATGGACAATTCAAATCCAAGGTCACGTGTAAGGTCTGCGGTCATGAAAGCGTTCGCTTCGATCCCTTCACATTCTTAACGTTACCCCTGCCCATGGAGAGCTCGATCCACTTGGAAGTGATTG tGATAAAGCAAGATGGAAGCGTTCCTATCAAATATGGCTTGACGTTGAACATGGAATCACGATACTCGAGTGTTCGTCCTCATTTGAGCGAACTCTGTGGTATCCCACCTCAGAATCTGATCCTCGTTGACATTGTCCAATGCCAATTCAGG GCCATTCCAGCTGAAGAGCAAAAACTCAAAGGCATGAACAAGTCTTGCATTTACGCCTATGAATTCCACTCGACCATGAATACCACCAAAAGTGCTCGGAATGAGCAGCAGAGCTTCTCCGAGATCCAACGAAACGTGCAATCAC CTACCAAAAAACAACATCTGACCAACGGAGAGACAACGATATCAACCAATGGGAAACCTAAGCCCAATGAG CATTCCAAGAAAACAAGTGAATCTGAATCGGAGACGAATGCCAATCCCGTGGGACCATCGGCCTCAAAGACCCTCCCAACAGACAGTTCGAGTCATGAGACAACTCATATATCTCCTCTCAAATCTTCGAATGCTTCTGCTCCTTCTGGAGCCGTCATTCATTCCAGACAAGGAAgctcgtcctcttcctccggCAGCTCGGTTGAAAATGGAATCTCGGATTCCACCACCCTCACCGACATTGGAGATTGCCAGCAAGGGGTTTTGGTGGCCTTGCACCGAAAAATG aTGCCTCAAGAGATCTACTTCTTGTCCATGGAAAAATATCGTCCCATGTTGTTTGGCATTCCCTTAATCGTTCCTTGTAACGAAACCACCACCTTGCAAGATCTCTATAAATCCGTTTGGACGCAAGTCTCGCGTCTGGTATCGCCATTACCCCCTAGGGACTCCTCCACTAACCATGCAACTGATTg TGATGATAGCCTTCGTTACGAGTATCCCTTCAACCTAAAAACCGTCACCAAAGATGGCTCGTGGTGCTCACGGTGCTCTTGGCAGCTCTATTGTCGTGGGTGTCCCCTGCCATGCTCAGCTGAACCATTCCAGTTTTCATCCTCAAATCTGGCCATTGATTGGGATCAGACCGCCTTACATCTTCGTTATTTGTCAGCTCAAGAAAAG TCATTCAAAGAGGATCCCAGTGTGGGCGAATCCTTGAGGGCGGCTACCGAATCCATCACCTTGAAAAAATGCCTCGAAGCCTTCACTCGTGAGGAGGAATTGGGCGAGGATGAAAAGTACTATTGCTCTATTTGCAAGACACATCAACTCGCTAttaagaaatttcaattgtgGCGGCTGCCTCCGATATTG ATTGTCCACTTCAAGCGGTTTCACTTTGTCAATGGCCGGTGGATCAAATCCCATAAAATCGTGGACTTTCCCATCAAAGACTTCGATCCCACGCCCTTTCTGGCCGCTGTCCCAGGAACCACGGTTCAACGCTATCGAGCTCTACGTTCGGGTGCCAAACCAATAGCTCATGGAACAATTGCCGAGCTAAGTGAACCCAATTCATTGGAGACGATCACGCAACCACTCCACGAGATCAACATCCAGGATGATGACGAAGACGGAGACGAGGAGGAAGTGTTTGGACACGAGAATCACAACCCTCCTCCCATGTGCAACGGAGGTGTGGAAGATGGTCAGAAGCCAGATACCAGGCCCATGGTGTCGCATCCGATGAATGGCGAGGACCCGATTGCTCGACGGAAACGAATGGAATCTACGTCGTTGCTCACTCATACCATCAAAGATGACCAATTGGAAGATTTTCATCAACACAAATTGGTTGAAGGGCACAATCCGTTGGAGATCAATTATAAA